The Nitrospira lenta genome contains a region encoding:
- the rplX gene encoding 50S ribosomal protein L24 → MQALRKSRIRKGDTVVVITGRERGKSGKVLSVDLTAGKVIVEKLNIIKRHTKPNQKVKQGGILEREAPLAISNVMYVCPVTQKPTRVGIRRLEDGRRARFSKKSNETFE, encoded by the coding sequence GTGCAAGCACTTCGGAAAAGCAGAATTCGAAAAGGCGATACGGTCGTCGTGATCACAGGGCGTGAGCGCGGAAAGTCCGGGAAGGTTTTGTCCGTAGACTTGACGGCCGGCAAGGTCATTGTGGAAAAGCTGAATATCATCAAGCGCCATACCAAACCGAACCAAAAGGTCAAGCAGGGCGGAATCTTGGAGCGAGAGGCTCCGTTGGCGATCTCCAATGTTATGTATGTCTGTCCCGTGACGCAAAAGCCGACGCGTGTGGGTATTCGTCGACTTGAGGACGGTCGGCGGGCGCGGTTCAGTAAGAAATCGAACGAGACTTTCGAGTAG
- the rpsH gene encoding 30S ribosomal protein S8, which translates to MLTDPISDLLVRLRNGSQRRHDTVSVPASKLKRAILELLKQEGYVHDIADAVEDGHPVFTVQMRYVNEGQPMITGLQRISKPGRRVYVGSKDIAKVRNGIGMAILSTSKGIMTDQESRKNGLGGEVLCSVW; encoded by the coding sequence ATGTTGACTGATCCAATTAGTGACCTTCTTGTTCGCCTCAGAAATGGTTCGCAGCGCCGTCATGATACGGTGTCTGTCCCTGCCTCCAAGCTTAAGCGTGCCATTCTTGAGCTTCTCAAGCAAGAAGGCTATGTCCATGACATTGCTGACGCCGTTGAGGATGGACATCCGGTGTTTACAGTGCAGATGCGCTATGTCAATGAAGGTCAGCCGATGATCACAGGGTTGCAGCGGATCAGCAAGCCAGGTCGTCGTGTCTATGTTGGCAGTAAGGATATCGCCAAGGTCAGAAACGGAATCGGAATGGCGATTCTGTCGACGTCGAAGGGGATCATGACCGACCAGGAATCGCGGAAAAATGGCCTGGGCGGTGAAGTGTTGTGCTCAGTCTGGTAG
- the rpsS gene encoding 30S ribosomal protein S19: MARSISKGAFVDDHLLKKVEHMNETKDRKIIKTWSRRSTVIPDMIGHTLAVHNGKKFIPVFVTENMVGHKLGEFAPTRFFKGHGQAKTEKAVALK, from the coding sequence ATGGCTAGATCAATTAGTAAGGGTGCTTTCGTCGATGATCATTTGCTGAAAAAAGTCGAGCATATGAATGAGACGAAAGATCGAAAGATTATCAAGACCTGGTCGCGCCGTTCGACGGTGATCCCGGATATGATCGGCCACACGCTTGCGGTGCATAACGGGAAGAAGTTTATCCCGGTGTTTGTGACTGAGAACATGGTTGGTCATAAACTCGGTGAGTTCGCTCCGACTCGGTTTTTTAAGGGACACGGTCAGGCTAAGACGGAAAAGGCTGTTGCGCTTAAGTAG
- the rpmC gene encoding 50S ribosomal protein L29 has product MDLKELRQLTAPELVEKEKQLVQELFGLRFQLGTGRLENPMQIRKTKREIARVKTVLQEVSQAETKG; this is encoded by the coding sequence TTGGATTTGAAAGAGTTAAGGCAATTGACGGCTCCGGAGCTGGTCGAAAAGGAAAAGCAGTTGGTGCAAGAGCTATTCGGCTTGCGCTTTCAGCTGGGCACCGGACGGCTGGAGAATCCGATGCAGATCAGGAAGACCAAGCGTGAGATTGCTCGGGTAAAGACCGTTTTGCAGGAAGTCTCTCAGGCTGAGACGAAAGGGTAA
- the rplP gene encoding 50S ribosomal protein L16 has translation MLAPKKVKFRKMQKGRMRGKAYRGGQITLGEFGLKALEPGWVTSRQIEAARIAITRFVKRGGQVWTRIFPDKPITKKPAETRMGKGKGNPEYWVAVVKPGRILYEMDGVPLDVAKEAFRLASHKLPVATKCVARGEF, from the coding sequence GTGTTAGCGCCAAAGAAAGTCAAGTTTAGAAAGATGCAGAAGGGCCGTATGCGAGGCAAGGCCTATCGCGGCGGTCAGATTACGCTCGGCGAATTTGGTCTGAAGGCGCTTGAGCCTGGATGGGTGACCAGCCGGCAGATCGAAGCTGCGCGTATTGCCATTACTCGTTTTGTAAAACGTGGTGGCCAGGTGTGGACGAGAATTTTCCCGGATAAGCCGATTACTAAGAAGCCGGCGGAAACTCGTATGGGTAAAGGTAAAGGAAACCCTGAATACTGGGTGGCCGTTGTGAAGCCTGGTCGCATTTTGTATGAAATGGATGGCGTGCCGTTGGATGTGGCGAAGGAGGCCTTCCGGCTCGCGTCGCACAAATTGCCGGTGGCTACCAAGTGCGTGGCCCGTGGTGAGTTTTAA
- the rpsC gene encoding 30S ribosomal protein S3, translating into MGQKTHPIGYRLGYNVTWNSRWYAGKDYAKLLHQDIKIRKVVKARLFHAGVSKVEIERSGDQTRVIIHTARPGIIIGRKGAEVDKLKADLEKQYGGQVYITVKEIKKPELDAQLVSENVATQLEKRVAFRRAMKRSVQSALRLGAQGIKIMVAGRLGGAEIARTEWYREGRVPLHTLRANIDYGFAEAHTTMGQIGVKTWLFKGELLPAQPVKSDSFLERRIG; encoded by the coding sequence ATGGGTCAGAAAACACATCCAATCGGGTACCGGCTTGGTTATAACGTCACGTGGAATTCTCGGTGGTATGCCGGGAAGGATTACGCCAAGCTCCTTCATCAGGACATCAAGATTCGCAAGGTCGTGAAGGCCAGGCTGTTTCATGCCGGTGTCTCGAAGGTTGAGATTGAGCGTTCTGGCGACCAGACTCGCGTGATTATTCACACGGCGCGTCCGGGCATCATCATCGGTCGGAAGGGCGCTGAAGTCGATAAGCTCAAAGCCGATCTTGAGAAGCAGTACGGCGGCCAGGTCTATATCACGGTGAAGGAAATCAAGAAGCCTGAGCTGGATGCCCAGCTGGTAAGTGAAAATGTTGCCACGCAGCTTGAGAAGCGGGTGGCGTTTCGCCGGGCGATGAAGCGCAGTGTACAGTCCGCGCTTCGACTGGGCGCGCAGGGCATTAAGATTATGGTGGCGGGGCGTCTTGGCGGGGCGGAAATCGCGCGCACCGAATGGTATCGCGAAGGTCGGGTGCCGCTACATACGCTTCGTGCCAATATCGATTACGGGTTTGCTGAAGCGCATACAACCATGGGACAGATCGGTGTGAAAACGTGGCTCTTCAAGGGAGAGTTGCTGCCAGCTCAACCGGTCAAGTCAGATTCGTTCCTCGAACGGCGGATCGGGTAA
- the rplV gene encoding 50S ribosomal protein L22 produces the protein MTEARAILRFVRVAPRKARPVIDMIRGQQVPQALAMLKLTPRQAARVVEKILRSAVANAEQKEMGDSESMVISKAFVNGGPTLKRFRARSQGRANSIHKRTSHITVVVAAPSLGDAKKSA, from the coding sequence ATGACTGAAGCACGTGCGATTCTCAGATTTGTTCGAGTGGCTCCTCGGAAGGCTCGGCCCGTGATCGACATGATTCGCGGCCAGCAGGTTCCCCAGGCGCTCGCGATGTTGAAGCTCACGCCTCGGCAGGCTGCGCGTGTCGTTGAAAAGATTCTCCGCTCTGCAGTGGCTAATGCCGAGCAGAAGGAGATGGGCGATAGCGAGTCGATGGTAATTTCCAAGGCTTTTGTGAACGGCGGACCAACATTAAAGCGGTTTCGGGCTCGCTCACAGGGTCGCGCAAATTCGATTCATAAGCGCACGAGTCATATTACTGTGGTTGTCGCCGCGCCATCGCTCGGCGATGCGAAGAAGTCAGCATAA
- the rplN gene encoding 50S ribosomal protein L14, with amino-acid sequence MIQNYSYMDVADNSGAKQAMCFHVFGGTRRRYASLGDIVVVAVKEAIPHASVKKGDVSRAVIVRTTKEVRREDGSYIKFDRNACVLINKEGEPIGTRIFGPVARELRWKKFMKIISLAPEVL; translated from the coding sequence ATGATTCAGAACTATAGTTATATGGATGTGGCGGATAACTCCGGGGCGAAGCAGGCGATGTGCTTCCATGTCTTCGGGGGGACGCGTCGTCGGTATGCGTCTCTGGGAGATATCGTGGTCGTCGCGGTGAAGGAAGCTATTCCGCATGCCAGCGTTAAAAAAGGCGATGTCAGTCGTGCGGTGATTGTGCGGACCACCAAGGAAGTTCGACGTGAAGACGGTTCCTACATCAAGTTTGATCGGAATGCCTGTGTCTTGATCAATAAAGAAGGGGAACCGATCGGGACTCGTATTTTTGGTCCGGTCGCACGTGAATTGCGTTGGAAGAAATTTATGAAGATCATCTCCCTGGCACCTGAAGTGCTGTAG
- a CDS encoding type Z 30S ribosomal protein S14 has product MSRLALRNKAAKKPKFACRSYNRCPLCGRVRGFLTRFHMCRICFRLLSLRGDIPGVRKSSW; this is encoded by the coding sequence GTGTCACGTTTAGCGCTACGGAATAAAGCGGCAAAAAAGCCAAAATTTGCGTGCCGGTCGTACAATCGGTGCCCATTGTGTGGTAGGGTGCGTGGCTTTTTAACTCGCTTTCACATGTGCAGAATTTGTTTCCGCCTCTTGAGCCTCCGCGGGGATATCCCTGGCGTGCGCAAGTCTAGTTGGTAG
- the rplF gene encoding 50S ribosomal protein L6, which translates to MSRIGKMPIAIPAGVEVKVVGPKVSVKGPLGKMDWPLEEGLGAVVENGQLLVNRLSEDRNVRALHGLARAELSNIVLGVSKGYERSLEITGVGYKVALQGRTMSFNVGYINPVLFQIPAGIEVKVDKQTLINVKGFDKRLVGQVAANLRAIKPPDVYKQKGVRFMGEVLRKKEGKTGK; encoded by the coding sequence ATGTCGCGGATTGGGAAAATGCCGATTGCTATTCCTGCGGGAGTAGAAGTGAAAGTGGTGGGACCCAAGGTCTCGGTCAAGGGTCCATTGGGTAAAATGGATTGGCCTCTTGAAGAGGGGCTTGGCGCCGTGGTTGAGAATGGCCAGCTGCTTGTCAATCGCTTGAGCGAAGATCGCAACGTCCGCGCTCTTCATGGTTTGGCTCGTGCCGAGTTGAGCAACATCGTTCTTGGAGTGTCGAAGGGTTATGAGCGGTCATTGGAGATCACCGGGGTCGGTTACAAGGTGGCGCTCCAGGGCCGGACGATGAGCTTCAATGTAGGCTACATCAATCCCGTCCTGTTTCAAATTCCTGCCGGGATCGAAGTCAAAGTCGACAAACAGACGCTCATTAATGTCAAGGGATTCGATAAGCGATTAGTCGGTCAGGTAGCGGCAAACTTACGTGCGATCAAGCCCCCCGATGTGTACAAGCAAAAGGGTGTCCGTTTTATGGGCGAGGTCTTGCGTAAGAAAGAAGGGAAGACGGGGAAATAG
- a CDS encoding 50S ribosomal protein L23 yields the protein MKLDMHAVLVQPLLTEKLTSIRETTNTVGFIVHPDANRVQIKQAVETLLKVKVARVNVMNVLGKVKRLGRFSGKRSDWKKAFVTLQKGEKLEMYESA from the coding sequence ATGAAGCTCGATATGCATGCCGTGCTTGTTCAGCCGCTATTGACCGAAAAGCTGACGTCGATTCGTGAGACGACTAATACGGTTGGATTTATTGTTCATCCTGATGCGAACCGTGTGCAGATCAAGCAGGCTGTCGAGACCTTGCTGAAGGTCAAGGTGGCGCGGGTGAATGTTATGAATGTCTTGGGGAAGGTCAAACGGCTTGGTCGTTTCTCTGGCAAGCGGTCTGATTGGAAAAAAGCATTCGTGACATTGCAAAAGGGCGAAAAGCTTGAAATGTACGAAAGTGCATAG
- the rplB gene encoding 50S ribosomal protein L2 — MGLKTYKPTSAGRRGMTAVTTEELTKKKPEKSLTAFHLRTGGRNTDGRTTVRFRGGGHKRLYRKIDFKRDKVGVPAKVASIEYDPNRSARIALLNYVDGEKRYILAPVGLTVGMTVQSGVNSEVRPGNALPLSSMPLGTTIHNIELKVGKGGQLIRSAGGSAQVMGRDGDYVQIRLKSGEMRKVLSGCMATVGQVGNVDHENVSVGKAGRTRWKGKRPHVRGVVMNPVDHPHGGGEGKSGQGNPHPVSPWGQPTKGYKTRQNKKTDQFIIARRKSGVRNG, encoded by the coding sequence ATGGGATTGAAAACGTATAAGCCAACGTCGGCCGGGCGTCGAGGAATGACCGCCGTTACGACGGAAGAGCTGACAAAGAAGAAGCCTGAAAAATCGCTCACGGCATTCCATCTTCGAACTGGTGGGCGCAATACGGACGGCCGCACGACCGTTCGTTTTCGTGGGGGCGGCCATAAGCGATTGTATCGGAAGATTGATTTTAAGCGCGATAAGGTTGGGGTTCCGGCAAAGGTGGCCTCGATTGAATATGATCCGAATCGCTCTGCCCGCATTGCGTTGCTGAATTATGTCGATGGTGAGAAGCGATATATTTTGGCTCCTGTTGGTTTGACTGTTGGCATGACGGTGCAGTCTGGGGTCAATTCAGAAGTGCGGCCAGGCAATGCGCTTCCGCTTTCAAGCATGCCATTGGGAACGACCATTCATAATATCGAGTTAAAGGTCGGCAAGGGTGGCCAATTAATTCGTAGCGCCGGTGGATCTGCGCAGGTCATGGGGCGCGATGGGGACTATGTTCAGATTCGCCTCAAGTCAGGGGAAATGCGCAAGGTGTTGTCGGGCTGTATGGCGACGGTCGGTCAGGTCGGCAATGTCGATCACGAAAACGTGAGCGTCGGTAAGGCTGGCAGGACTCGGTGGAAGGGAAAGCGCCCTCACGTTCGTGGTGTGGTTATGAATCCGGTCGATCATCCTCATGGTGGAGGAGAGGGTAAGTCTGGTCAGGGTAATCCTCATCCTGTGTCTCCATGGGGCCAGCCGACCAAGGGTTATAAGACAAGACAGAATAAGAAGACGGATCAGTTCATTATCGCGCGACGTAAGTCAGGGGTACGCAATGGCTAG
- the rplE gene encoding 50S ribosomal protein L5 gives MAKVEKGKAGKPSERKSSKKDAEAAPKQLDENSHESSFKPRLRDAYQEKVIPTLMKEFGYKNVMQVPKLERIVLNVGMGEAIQNVKLLESAVTELGTITGQKPVVTRAKKAIAGFKLRQGLPIGAKVTLRSRRMYEFFDRLVTLALPRIRDFRGVSPKSFDGRGNYTLGVKEQLIFPEIKYDEVASIHGMDITIVTTAKTNDEGKALLKHLGMPFRA, from the coding sequence ATGGCGAAGGTTGAAAAAGGTAAGGCAGGTAAACCCTCCGAGCGAAAGTCCTCAAAGAAGGACGCGGAGGCTGCGCCTAAGCAATTAGACGAGAATAGTCATGAGTCAAGCTTTAAGCCTCGACTTCGTGATGCCTATCAGGAGAAAGTCATCCCGACGCTCATGAAGGAGTTCGGATACAAGAACGTGATGCAGGTTCCCAAGTTGGAGCGCATCGTTCTCAACGTCGGAATGGGTGAAGCCATTCAGAACGTGAAGTTGCTCGAGAGCGCAGTGACCGAGCTGGGGACGATTACCGGGCAAAAGCCTGTTGTCACGAGAGCGAAGAAAGCGATCGCCGGATTCAAGCTTAGGCAGGGACTCCCGATCGGCGCGAAGGTCACATTGCGGAGCCGTCGCATGTACGAATTCTTTGATCGGCTTGTGACGCTGGCCTTGCCGCGTATTCGTGATTTTCGCGGTGTCTCGCCGAAATCCTTTGACGGCCGCGGTAACTATACGTTGGGTGTGAAAGAGCAGTTGATATTCCCGGAAATCAAGTACGACGAAGTGGCCTCCATTCATGGGATGGATATCACGATTGTCACGACAGCGAAGACCAACGACGAGGGGAAGGCCTTGCTGAAGCATCTCGGAATGCCGTTTCGGGCATAG
- the rpsQ gene encoding 30S ribosomal protein S17, translating to MSDAVKKREWVGRVLSNKMDKTVVVSVERSVTHPLYRKVLRRISKFKAHDEQNVCKIGDRVRMVETRPISKDKHWRVVEVIQKGRAE from the coding sequence ATGTCTGATGCTGTCAAGAAGCGTGAGTGGGTCGGGCGTGTGTTGAGCAACAAGATGGACAAGACCGTGGTGGTCTCCGTTGAGCGCTCAGTGACGCACCCGCTGTATCGCAAGGTCCTGCGGAGAATCTCGAAGTTCAAGGCGCACGATGAACAGAATGTCTGTAAGATCGGCGACCGTGTGCGCATGGTTGAGACTCGTCCGATCAGCAAGGATAAGCATTGGCGTGTGGTCGAGGTGATTCAGAAGGGCCGAGCAGAATAG